The following proteins come from a genomic window of Flavobacterium crocinum:
- a CDS encoding aminopeptidase P family protein gives MKYHQINSALFVKNRKKFMAEMKPNSVAVFNSNDIYPVSADSTLPFAQHRDIFYLSGVDQEESVLLLFPDAPYESEREILFLRETNDHIAVWEGEKLTKERAFQVSGIRTVYWLQDFHKILNEMMTYADTMYINTNEHYRASVETETREARFVKWWKERYPAHNVAKSNPILQRLRSVKESEEIDLIQHACDITEKGFRRLLSFVKPNVTEYEIEAELAHEFIRNRSKGFAYTPIIASGNNANVLHYIENNQQCKDGDLILLDVAAEYANYSSDMTRTIPVSGRFSERQKAVYKAVLNVKNEATKMLTPGTLWKQYHVEVGKIMTSELLGLGLLDKADVQNENPEWPAYKKYFMHGTSHHMGLDTHDYGLLHEPMKANMVFTVEPGIYIPAEKFGIRLEDNVVVQEKGEPFNLMRNIPVEVDEIETLMNE, from the coding sequence ATGAAATATCATCAAATAAACAGCGCTCTTTTTGTAAAAAACCGCAAAAAATTCATGGCAGAAATGAAACCAAATTCAGTTGCCGTGTTCAACTCCAATGACATTTACCCAGTTAGTGCCGACAGTACTTTACCGTTTGCACAACACAGAGATATCTTTTATCTGAGCGGTGTAGATCAGGAAGAAAGTGTTTTGCTCTTGTTTCCCGATGCGCCATATGAAAGCGAAAGAGAAATTCTGTTCTTGAGAGAAACCAACGATCATATCGCAGTTTGGGAAGGTGAAAAACTGACCAAAGAACGCGCTTTTCAGGTTTCGGGAATTAGAACGGTTTATTGGCTACAGGATTTTCATAAGATTTTGAACGAAATGATGACGTATGCTGACACAATGTACATTAATACCAACGAACATTACCGTGCATCAGTCGAAACTGAAACACGTGAAGCTCGTTTTGTAAAATGGTGGAAAGAGCGTTATCCAGCGCATAACGTTGCAAAAAGCAACCCAATTTTACAAAGATTACGTTCTGTAAAAGAAAGCGAAGAAATCGATTTGATTCAGCATGCTTGTGATATTACCGAGAAAGGTTTCCGCAGATTATTATCATTTGTGAAACCAAATGTTACTGAATATGAAATCGAAGCAGAACTGGCTCACGAATTCATTCGTAACCGCTCTAAAGGTTTTGCTTATACACCAATTATTGCTTCGGGAAATAATGCAAATGTTTTACATTATATCGAAAACAATCAGCAATGTAAAGACGGCGATTTGATTTTATTAGATGTTGCGGCTGAATATGCCAATTATTCAAGTGATATGACAAGAACGATTCCTGTTTCAGGAAGATTCTCTGAAAGACAAAAAGCGGTTTACAAAGCGGTTTTGAACGTTAAAAACGAAGCTACAAAAATGTTAACTCCGGGAACGCTTTGGAAACAATATCATGTTGAAGTAGGTAAAATCATGACTTCTGAATTACTAGGTTTAGGATTATTAGACAAAGCCGATGTTCAGAATGAAAATCCGGAATGGCCTGCTTACAAAAAATATTTCATGCACGGAACTTCTCACCACATGGGATTAGATACGCACGATTACGGATTGCTTCACGAGCCAATGAAAGCTAATATGGTTTTCACAGTTGAACCTGGAATTTATATTCCGGCAGAAAAATTCGGAATCCGTTTAGAAGACAATGTTGTGGTTCAGGAAAAAGGAGAACCTTTTAACTTAATGAGAAATATTCCAGTTGAAGTGGACGAAATTGAAACTTTGATGAATGAATAA
- a CDS encoding GNAT family N-acetyltransferase: MKIEKANITDNEILTTITKKSKAYWGYSAEQIQKWDKNLTISQDYIRDHNVFKLIDNDLIMGYYSYVFKDEKVIELDNLFILPEYIGKGFGKYLVLDFLNRIKEEKIERIILDSEPNAEEFYSKMGFVKIGEFETSIKNRFMPIMEMRIIE, encoded by the coding sequence ATGAAAATAGAAAAAGCCAACATAACCGACAACGAAATTCTCACAACAATAACCAAAAAGTCAAAAGCTTATTGGGGATATTCGGCAGAACAAATTCAGAAATGGGATAAAAACTTAACCATTTCTCAAGATTACATTAGGGATCATAACGTTTTTAAATTGATTGATAATGATTTAATTATGGGTTACTACTCTTATGTTTTCAAAGATGAAAAAGTAATCGAACTCGATAATTTATTTATATTACCAGAATATATTGGAAAAGGATTTGGAAAATATTTAGTTCTCGATTTTTTAAACCGAATAAAAGAAGAAAAAATAGAAAGAATAATTCTCGATTCAGAACCAAATGCTGAGGAATTTTACTCCAAAATGGGATTTGTAAAAATTGGAGAATTCGAAACTTCCATAAAAAACCGTTTCATGCCTATTATGGAAATGAGAATAATAGAATGA
- a CDS encoding GNAT family N-acetyltransferase, which produces MKSKIKIRKIQSQDLDFVYKTICELENEVLDFEVFETILNKNISNPKYLYLIAENEIEGLGFISFHTQNLLHHCGLVGEIQEFFIHQKYRGQGVGRVLINEILNFAEQNNLKSIEVTTNKKRVENVAIYENLGFTLSHNKFTIYR; this is translated from the coding sequence ATGAAATCAAAAATCAAAATCAGAAAAATCCAAAGCCAAGACCTAGACTTCGTCTACAAAACCATTTGCGAACTAGAAAACGAAGTTTTAGATTTTGAAGTTTTTGAAACAATATTAAACAAAAACATTTCAAACCCAAAATACCTTTATTTAATTGCCGAAAACGAAATTGAAGGTCTAGGATTTATTAGTTTTCACACCCAAAACCTTTTACATCATTGCGGATTGGTGGGAGAAATTCAGGAGTTTTTTATCCATCAAAAATATCGCGGTCAAGGCGTTGGAAGAGTATTAATAAATGAGATTTTGAATTTTGCTGAGCAGAATAATTTAAAAAGCATCGAAGTAACGACAAATAAAAAACGAGTAGAAAACGTAGCGATTTATGAGAATCTTGGTTTTACTTTGAGTCATAATAAGTTTACGATTTACAGGTAA
- a CDS encoding tail fiber domain-containing protein, producing MKKSIKLILMFSYMTITGVNAQVGMQTNNPNKDAVLDLNMADGASTKGLLLPKVELTALNSPLPMTANVAGMHVWNTANTGTGVNAVTPGEYYNDGAKWVRVSSSTDAVNNWQLNGNTNGALKTIGTQDNFALPFVTNNTEKMRLTPEGRLGVGTDTPLVGFHLKSSDVNNNDLMIEGVDDGATFIIKRSTTSTLPTGQSLGGLIWTDVDPAPGVAALTRINSYFRGADLSSLSFFVNRASTAQMTLNQSGFLGLGTTTPGSKLLLYNNNVSDADDDIRIQTRSNTYTPSILIDRNRDNGDNLVYNDNLGSIIFRSYLSGTISNLVYLKGAYKGDGTTKLSSLTLGTSGTDRMTIDEDGYVGIGINKPAAPLHVDGKDTRGILVNATNADFTGNIFDGTASSDGVDISNNSVRIQKGSGGSGSPLILSKGNGYTSIFMTEYFVKGTRVGSVTTTGTGVAYNTTSDMRLKENIIPTQFGLAEIMKIKVNDYNYKSDEKKNTNTGFLAQELFKIYPQAVSVGGADEKTNPWQVDYSKLIPLLVKAIQDQEEQIKILKEKIELKDKDSEIKELKDRMAKLEKAVNGLLK from the coding sequence ATGAAGAAGTCTATTAAGCTAATCCTTATGTTTAGCTACATGACAATAACAGGTGTTAATGCACAAGTGGGCATGCAAACCAATAACCCAAATAAAGATGCTGTTTTAGATTTAAACATGGCAGATGGTGCTAGTACTAAAGGTTTATTATTGCCAAAAGTAGAATTGACAGCCCTAAACAGTCCGTTGCCAATGACGGCAAATGTAGCAGGAATGCATGTCTGGAATACTGCAAATACAGGAACTGGAGTTAATGCCGTTACGCCGGGAGAATATTATAATGATGGTGCAAAATGGGTTCGTGTTTCTTCTTCTACAGATGCAGTAAATAATTGGCAGTTAAATGGAAATACCAATGGAGCATTAAAAACAATAGGAACGCAAGATAATTTCGCTTTACCATTTGTTACCAATAATACAGAGAAAATGCGATTGACTCCAGAAGGGCGTTTGGGAGTTGGTACTGATACTCCTTTAGTGGGGTTTCATTTAAAATCAAGTGATGTTAATAATAATGATTTGATGATTGAAGGGGTCGATGATGGGGCAACTTTTATAATAAAACGTTCCACTACTTCAACATTGCCAACGGGCCAGAGTTTAGGTGGTTTAATTTGGACAGATGTAGACCCAGCTCCAGGTGTTGCCGCTTTAACTAGAATTAATTCTTATTTTAGAGGGGCTGATTTATCATCGCTAAGTTTTTTTGTTAATCGAGCTTCTACAGCACAAATGACGTTAAACCAAAGCGGATTTCTAGGATTGGGTACAACTACTCCAGGTTCTAAACTGCTACTTTACAATAATAATGTCTCTGATGCAGATGATGACATAAGAATACAAACAAGATCAAATACTTATACGCCATCTATTTTAATTGATAGAAATAGAGATAATGGTGATAATCTAGTATATAACGATAATTTAGGTTCAATTATTTTTAGATCTTATTTAAGCGGAACTATTAGTAACTTAGTTTATCTTAAAGGTGCATACAAAGGAGATGGAACTACTAAGCTATCTTCTTTAACTTTAGGAACATCAGGTACAGATCGTATGACAATCGATGAAGATGGATATGTTGGAATAGGTATTAATAAACCTGCTGCTCCATTACACGTTGATGGTAAAGATACTAGGGGTATTTTAGTCAATGCGACCAATGCCGATTTTACGGGGAATATATTTGACGGTACAGCATCTTCAGATGGTGTAGATATTAGTAATAATAGTGTTCGAATACAAAAAGGAAGCGGAGGATCAGGTTCTCCTTTGATTCTAAGTAAAGGCAATGGGTATACATCAATATTTATGACTGAATATTTTGTCAAAGGAACGAGGGTTGGATCTGTAACTACGACAGGCACTGGAGTAGCATATAATACAACCAGTGATATGCGTCTTAAAGAAAATATTATTCCCACGCAATTTGGTTTAGCTGAAATTATGAAAATAAAAGTAAATGACTATAATTATAAAAGTGACGAGAAAAAAAACACAAATACAGGATTTCTTGCTCAAGAACTCTTCAAAATATATCCTCAAGCGGTATCGGTTGGTGGCGCAGATGAAAAAACCAATCCTTGGCAAGTAGATTACAGTAAACTTATTCCTCTTTTGGTAAAAGCAATTCAGGATCAGGAAGAACAGATTAAGATACTAAAAGAGAAAATAGAACTGAAAGACAAAGATTCAGAAATAAAAGAACTTAAAGATCGCATGGCGAAATTAGAAAAAGCGGTAAATGGTTTATTGAAATAA
- a CDS encoding TonB-dependent receptor, whose amino-acid sequence MKKIIKRNWLSPYLPVISLRMKLTTLLLMLSLMRIQASVYSQNTKLTLDVKNTSVEKLFNKIESVSEYRFLFESSIIDLNRKITLNVKKQKIDAILEEVFKDTDISYSVADRQIILVKKKKKVNLPEKSAFPNIVVEQGIEITGVVTDSRNLPIPGANVNEKGTKNGVSTDLDGKFTIRVNGTNSVLVFSFIGFENKEVTVGQSKSLSVILNEQNSALNEVVIVGYGAVKKKDLTGAVATVKSTDIVLSPVLSPMEALQGRVSGLDIQRGSGKAGTSPKVLLRGNRSLTASQDPLYIVDGIPSSIDNLNPNDIESIDVLKDASSTAIYGSSGANGVIIVTTKKAKAGKTQIDVNSYFGLNGFSSFPAPLTGDKWLSYKRDRFYLDNGYQATSLTDLGLNASAIAAIENGQYVNWIDETLQVGTQQNHNLFMRGGSEKVQGYFSLGYVGEEGIYQNDKVNSFNSRGGVDIKFSDKFKTGFQLILNYRKNSTTNSRINKAYSVYPLGVPFDENGVVNLYPIEGDPNNISILANNYPGAFANESLSYNVQFNPYMEFEFSKNLKLRSNLGTRFSGGRAGTFQNKNSYNLLSEGRTASEATYNMTLGYSYIWENILNYNFKLGKDHDFGLTGITSWADSRSEGTYMGGNGIDYDDFQFYNMGAVKNLTTRMNTYSQFNRMSFAGRFNYSFKGKYLFQLTNRWDGVSPLAEGNKWASFPSASLAWRISDESFMQGTSSWLNNLKLRLGYGISGSANIDPYSSLTRTATKTSSLSLGGSTALPMYVPTEHISNPDLTWERSTNTNLGLDVSVLKNRIDLVAEYYWTNTDGILWDRRLPTSSGGYDAKTPYKKTSNIATSQNRGFELSINTKNIDTENFKWNTSFTYTHATEKLTNIDLGNLTVAELISEGLFIGQTPAAGGVFYDYKKIGIWQLGQETEAALYGAKPGDIKLQTVPQVDANGVSDNGVHVYSTKDRMIVGNNVPDYFFGFQNTFKYKNFDCTVFVNGRYGGMMRAQVLGYWNKEAQPETYSYWTQDNPTNDFPRPGGSFNTQFQSSLELVDASYIKIKNITLGYSMPQDFLKRTGISSMRLYATSYNPFVFSRSHLLKNVDPESGGSDSFPLFKQVVFGLNLSL is encoded by the coding sequence ATGAAAAAAATAATTAAAAGGAATTGGCTCAGTCCTTATTTGCCTGTAATCAGCCTAAGAATGAAACTAACCACACTATTATTGATGCTTTCGTTGATGAGAATTCAAGCGAGCGTCTATTCACAAAATACAAAGCTGACATTAGATGTAAAAAATACTTCAGTTGAGAAGCTGTTTAATAAAATCGAGTCTGTTTCAGAATACAGATTTCTTTTTGAAAGCAGTATAATTGACTTGAACAGAAAGATTACCCTTAATGTTAAGAAGCAGAAAATCGATGCGATATTAGAAGAAGTATTTAAAGATACTGACATTTCTTATAGTGTAGCCGATCGCCAGATTATATTGGTAAAGAAAAAAAAGAAGGTAAATCTACCAGAGAAAAGTGCGTTTCCGAATATTGTAGTTGAACAAGGAATTGAAATCACAGGAGTTGTAACCGACTCCAGAAATCTGCCAATACCGGGTGCGAATGTTAATGAAAAAGGAACTAAAAATGGAGTATCAACTGATTTAGACGGAAAGTTTACAATTCGTGTAAACGGAACCAATAGTGTTTTAGTTTTTTCTTTTATAGGATTTGAGAATAAGGAAGTAACTGTCGGTCAAAGTAAATCTTTGAGTGTGATTTTAAACGAGCAAAATTCGGCATTAAATGAAGTTGTAATTGTGGGTTACGGAGCTGTAAAGAAAAAAGATTTGACAGGCGCTGTAGCAACGGTTAAATCAACGGATATTGTTTTGAGTCCGGTTTTAAGTCCGATGGAAGCACTTCAGGGAAGAGTTTCAGGTTTGGATATTCAGCGTGGATCTGGAAAAGCAGGAACTTCTCCAAAAGTATTATTAAGAGGAAACCGATCTTTAACGGCTAGTCAGGATCCGTTATATATTGTGGATGGAATTCCTTCAAGTATTGATAATTTGAATCCGAATGATATTGAAAGTATTGATGTTTTAAAAGACGCTTCGTCAACAGCAATATATGGTTCTTCGGGAGCGAATGGAGTTATTATTGTTACCACTAAAAAAGCAAAAGCTGGAAAAACACAAATAGATGTTAACAGCTATTTTGGATTAAATGGTTTCTCTTCTTTCCCGGCGCCACTTACAGGTGATAAGTGGTTAAGTTACAAACGCGACCGATTTTATTTAGATAATGGTTATCAAGCTACAAGTTTAACCGATTTAGGTCTAAACGCATCTGCCATTGCAGCAATCGAAAACGGACAGTATGTAAACTGGATTGATGAAACTTTGCAGGTAGGAACGCAACAAAATCATAATCTTTTTATGAGAGGCGGATCTGAAAAGGTACAGGGTTATTTTTCTTTGGGATATGTTGGTGAAGAAGGAATCTATCAAAATGATAAAGTAAACAGTTTTAATTCAAGAGGAGGAGTTGATATTAAATTCAGTGATAAATTTAAAACAGGTTTTCAACTGATTTTAAACTATCGTAAAAACAGCACAACAAACAGTAGAATTAATAAGGCTTACAGCGTTTATCCTTTAGGAGTGCCATTTGATGAAAATGGTGTTGTGAATCTTTATCCAATAGAAGGAGATCCTAACAACATTAGCATTTTGGCGAATAATTATCCGGGCGCTTTTGCTAATGAATCTTTAAGTTATAATGTACAGTTCAATCCTTATATGGAATTTGAATTTTCTAAAAACCTGAAGTTAAGATCTAATCTAGGAACTAGATTTTCAGGAGGGAGAGCGGGAACTTTCCAGAATAAGAATTCATACAATTTATTGTCCGAAGGAAGAACAGCAAGTGAGGCGACTTATAATATGACTTTGGGGTACAGTTATATCTGGGAAAACATCCTGAATTATAATTTTAAACTTGGTAAAGATCACGACTTTGGTTTGACAGGAATTACTTCGTGGGCCGACAGCAGATCAGAAGGAACTTACATGGGCGGTAATGGTATCGATTATGACGATTTCCAGTTTTATAATATGGGAGCGGTTAAAAATCTTACTACGAGAATGAATACTTACAGTCAGTTTAACAGAATGTCATTTGCCGGTCGTTTTAATTATAGTTTTAAAGGCAAATATTTGTTTCAGCTAACGAATAGATGGGACGGAGTTTCTCCGTTAGCCGAAGGCAATAAATGGGCCTCTTTTCCATCTGCTTCATTGGCTTGGCGTATCAGCGATGAAAGCTTTATGCAGGGAACAAGTTCTTGGTTGAATAACCTGAAATTACGATTAGGTTACGGTATTTCAGGATCGGCAAATATTGATCCGTATTCTAGTTTGACCAGAACTGCAACTAAAACAAGCAGTCTTTCTCTTGGTGGCAGTACAGCTTTGCCAATGTATGTGCCTACAGAGCATATTTCAAACCCGGATTTAACTTGGGAACGTTCGACAAATACGAACTTAGGTTTGGATGTTTCGGTATTAAAAAACAGAATAGATCTTGTAGCAGAATACTATTGGACAAATACAGATGGTATTTTATGGGATCGTCGTCTGCCAACCAGTTCAGGAGGATATGATGCTAAAACACCTTATAAAAAGACTTCGAATATTGCAACTTCTCAGAACAGAGGTTTTGAGCTTTCTATTAATACTAAAAATATTGATACTGAAAACTTCAAATGGAATACATCATTTACTTACACACACGCTACCGAAAAGCTGACCAATATTGATTTAGGAAATTTAACGGTTGCCGAATTAATTTCAGAAGGTCTTTTCATTGGGCAGACTCCAGCAGCGGGAGGTGTATTTTATGATTATAAAAAAATAGGAATCTGGCAATTGGGACAAGAAACCGAAGCGGCTTTATACGGTGCTAAACCGGGTGATATAAAATTACAAACAGTGCCGCAAGTTGATGCCAACGGAGTATCAGATAATGGAGTACACGTTTATTCTACAAAAGACAGAATGATCGTAGGAAACAATGTTCCGGATTATTTCTTTGGTTTCCAAAATACATTCAAATACAAGAATTTTGATTGTACGGTATTTGTAAATGGAAGATATGGTGGTATGATGCGTGCTCAGGTTCTTGGTTATTGGAACAAAGAAGCACAGCCGGAAACCTATAGTTATTGGACACAAGACAATCCGACAAACGATTTTCCTAGACCGGGCGGTAGTTTTAATACGCAATTTCAATCATCATTGGAGCTTGTAGATGCTTCTTACATCAAAATCAAAAATATTACTTTGGGATATTCGATGCCGCAAGATTTCCTTAAAAGAACAGGAATAAGTTCAATGAGACTTTATGCAACGTCTTATAATCCTTTTGTTTTTAGCCGAAGCCATTTGTTGAAAAATGTAGATCCGGAAAGTGGAGGGTCAGATTCGTTCCCATTATTTAAACAAGTTGTTTTTGGTCTTAATTTATCATTATAA
- a CDS encoding ferritin: MKDLLRTRTSLVEGVENILNLQAKLESDASNKYLAMAAWLDRNGYANTASYLYKQAEEEREHFLKVFKYITDMGGIAVTPSIPEVQQEFASLKEVFEIALQNEIAVTQAINKVIAKCRAENDYATEDFMMWYVAEQREEEKNARRALELFELIDENEAAGKFQLDVQISKIG; this comes from the coding sequence ATGAAAGATTTACTAAGAACACGTACTTCATTAGTTGAAGGTGTAGAAAATATATTGAACTTACAGGCAAAATTAGAAAGCGACGCTTCTAACAAATATTTAGCTATGGCTGCATGGTTAGATAGAAATGGTTATGCTAATACAGCATCTTATTTGTACAAGCAAGCCGAAGAAGAAAGAGAGCATTTTCTAAAAGTTTTCAAATATATTACAGACATGGGAGGGATTGCAGTTACGCCATCTATTCCGGAAGTGCAGCAAGAATTTGCTTCTTTGAAAGAAGTATTCGAAATTGCTTTGCAAAACGAAATTGCAGTTACTCAGGCAATCAATAAAGTAATCGCAAAATGCAGAGCTGAAAATGATTATGCTACAGAAGATTTTATGATGTGGTATGTTGCTGAGCAGAGAGAAGAAGAGAAAAATGCAAGAAGAGCTTTAGAGCTTTTTGAGTTAATCGACGAAAACGAAGCTGCAGGTAAATTCCAATTGGATGTGCAGATTTCAAAAATCGGATAA
- a CDS encoding TIGR00266 family protein, with the protein MQAHEIDYQIFGEEMQYVEIELDPQEIVIAEAGSFMMMENNIQMETIFGDGSQQQGSGLFGKLLSAGKRVLTGESLFMTAFLNQGNSKSKVSFASPYPGKILPIDLTEFQGKFICQKSSFLCAAKGVSVGIEFSQKLGRGLFGGEGFIMQKIEGDGMAFVHSGGTMAKKVLGHGEVLKVDTGCIIGFTKDVDYDIEFIGGIKNSIFGGEGLFYATLKGPGTVYVQSLPFSRLADRIIASAPRSGGNSRDEGSLLGGLGNLLDGDNRF; encoded by the coding sequence ATGCAAGCCCACGAAATAGATTATCAGATTTTTGGAGAAGAAATGCAGTATGTGGAGATTGAACTGGATCCGCAGGAAATTGTTATTGCCGAAGCAGGCAGTTTTATGATGATGGAAAACAACATCCAGATGGAAACCATTTTTGGAGATGGTTCTCAACAACAAGGTTCAGGCTTATTTGGCAAACTTTTAAGCGCAGGAAAAAGAGTGCTTACCGGCGAAAGTTTGTTTATGACGGCTTTTTTAAACCAAGGAAACAGTAAAAGTAAAGTCTCATTCGCATCGCCTTATCCTGGAAAAATTCTTCCAATTGATTTAACAGAATTTCAGGGGAAATTTATCTGCCAGAAAAGTTCTTTTTTATGTGCAGCCAAAGGTGTTTCTGTTGGAATAGAATTTTCTCAAAAACTGGGACGCGGTTTATTTGGCGGTGAAGGTTTCATTATGCAGAAAATCGAAGGAGACGGAATGGCATTTGTACATTCCGGAGGAACAATGGCTAAAAAAGTATTAGGTCATGGAGAAGTTCTAAAAGTAGATACGGGATGTATTATTGGTTTTACCAAAGATGTTGATTACGATATTGAATTTATCGGCGGAATTAAGAATTCGATTTTTGGAGGCGAAGGTTTATTTTATGCGACTTTAAAAGGTCCGGGGACGGTTTACGTACAGTCACTTCCATTTTCAAGATTAGCTGACCGAATTATCGCATCGGCACCAAGATCCGGAGGCAACAGCCGTGATGAGGGAAGTCTTCTTGGTGGATTAGGAAATCTTTTAGACGGCGATAACCGATTTTAA
- a CDS encoding RagB/SusD family nutrient uptake outer membrane protein, which produces MKKYINIKSVIVLMSFMVGLQSCSLDEKNLTTVSLDKSYSERPGFEGLINSCYENLYFLHGKVDYIAPTEAGTDSWENVGTSGIGYTQYTSQLNPDDGNIKVIWGTAYTTINLCNTAIYYSKDVNGYSSTEELNAKLAEAYFLRAFSNFILVEQFGGVVLRTKSSIIEGADNAPVRSSEKEFYDLIIEDLKFACAHLPVQQTLQGRVAKKAAYGLLAKVYLQRTRLGDVSEYAKLALDTAEELINNAAKYNTALYLSDNTKSGFSKLWDGNNNKKNTEFLFTQGIDPGGLNPEGYNRGRTRQYYLPDLATRGAEWGAGATSILYGRANSRMLRPSKYLLTEVFSPVPSPADTRFAETFTFKFYAAANKTITQTMATAYKKDPSVVGYTIKNTLAQAVPSVNFYSQRIEEQINMNNDEGLAVFTPNWNIDPVVKSKMPVLVADPSDIFEPGTNKYKDPAMYPNDPNLINIFPAMRKFSAALYCQSNQYWLGDIPIIRLGEVYLIAAEAAILNSDQSKASTYLNTLRKRAALTSRENEMLVSSGQMNIDFILKERARELSGEHTRWIDLKRTGKLNKTYLDQTNPIAGTNFVDGKHIVRPIPRSFLDAISNAKEFGNNGY; this is translated from the coding sequence ATGAAAAAGTATATCAATATAAAATCAGTAATTGTCTTAATGTCTTTTATGGTTGGTTTGCAATCCTGCAGTTTAGACGAAAAAAATCTTACCACTGTTTCTTTGGATAAATCCTATAGTGAAAGGCCGGGATTTGAAGGGTTAATTAACAGCTGCTACGAGAATCTTTATTTTCTTCACGGAAAGGTAGATTATATAGCACCGACAGAAGCCGGGACAGATTCCTGGGAAAATGTAGGTACTAGTGGAATTGGTTATACTCAATATACCAGTCAATTAAATCCGGACGATGGAAATATCAAAGTAATTTGGGGAACAGCTTACACTACTATAAATCTTTGCAACACGGCAATTTATTATTCAAAAGATGTTAATGGCTATTCTTCTACAGAGGAATTAAATGCCAAATTAGCCGAAGCTTATTTTCTAAGAGCTTTTAGTAATTTCATATTAGTAGAGCAATTTGGAGGCGTGGTTTTAAGAACAAAATCTTCTATTATTGAAGGAGCAGATAATGCACCTGTTCGCAGTTCTGAAAAAGAATTCTACGATTTAATTATTGAAGATTTAAAATTTGCTTGTGCACATCTTCCGGTACAGCAAACTTTGCAGGGAAGAGTAGCTAAAAAAGCAGCTTATGGTTTGTTGGCGAAAGTATATTTACAAAGAACAAGATTAGGAGATGTTTCAGAATATGCAAAATTAGCTTTGGATACTGCTGAAGAATTAATCAATAACGCCGCAAAATACAATACCGCTTTGTATTTAAGTGATAATACTAAATCAGGATTTAGCAAATTGTGGGACGGCAACAATAACAAGAAAAATACAGAATTTTTGTTTACACAAGGAATTGATCCAGGCGGACTTAATCCTGAGGGCTATAACAGAGGAAGAACAAGACAATATTATTTGCCGGATTTAGCAACAAGAGGAGCCGAATGGGGAGCTGGAGCAACCAGTATTTTATACGGACGTGCCAACAGCCGTATGCTAAGACCAAGTAAATATTTGTTGACAGAAGTGTTTTCTCCTGTGCCATCACCAGCAGATACTCGTTTTGCAGAAACATTCACTTTTAAATTTTATGCAGCAGCTAATAAAACGATTACACAAACAATGGCGACTGCTTACAAAAAAGATCCTTCGGTAGTAGGTTATACCATTAAAAATACTTTAGCACAGGCAGTTCCATCGGTTAATTTTTATTCTCAAAGAATAGAAGAACAAATTAATATGAATAATGATGAAGGGTTGGCTGTTTTTACTCCAAATTGGAATATCGATCCTGTGGTTAAAAGTAAAATGCCTGTTTTAGTTGCTGATCCTAGCGATATCTTTGAGCCTGGAACCAATAAATACAAAGATCCGGCAATGTATCCAAATGACCCAAATTTGATTAATATTTTCCCGGCAATGCGAAAATTCTCTGCGGCGTTGTACTGTCAAAGTAATCAATATTGGTTAGGAGATATTCCAATAATCCGTTTGGGCGAAGTGTATTTGATTGCAGCAGAAGCCGCTATTTTAAATAGTGATCAAAGTAAAGCCTCGACTTATTTAAATACTCTAAGAAAAAGAGCCGCTTTGACATCTAGAGAAAATGAAATGTTGGTGTCAAGCGGTCAGATGAATATTGATTTTATTTTAAAAGAAAGAGCAAGAGAATTATCGGGCGAACATACAAGATGGATTGATTTGAAACGTACAGGAAAGTTAAACAAAACCTATTTAGATCAGACTAATCCAATTGCTGGGACAAATTTTGTTGATGGAAAACATATCGTTAGACCAATTCCGAGGTCATTTTTGGACGCCATTTCAAATGCCAAAGAATTTGGGAATAATGGATATTAA